A genome region from Akkermansiaceae bacterium includes the following:
- a CDS encoding L,D-transpeptidase family protein produces MRHKSFANMKYLLLLTASLLLASCLNSSPPGSDYMAGIGGPISRPASGGPHHPAPAIPDDVSYWDGDGISGSPLIKINRREQKAYFYKSGVLVGVSKISSGKEDKGTPPGTYEISQKSKDHKSTLYGVIKDKATGMTVNESADIRKDKPGPGQVFYPAPMPNFMRFNDAIGMHTGYLPGYAASHGCVRMPHHMSEKFFENVSVGTPVIVE; encoded by the coding sequence ATGCGGCATAAGTCCTTCGCAAACATGAAATATCTGCTTCTACTCACCGCCTCGCTCCTGCTGGCGTCCTGCCTGAACAGCTCGCCGCCGGGTTCCGACTACATGGCGGGCATAGGCGGCCCGATCTCACGCCCTGCCTCGGGCGGCCCTCATCATCCGGCTCCGGCCATCCCCGATGATGTGTCCTACTGGGACGGTGACGGCATATCCGGCTCCCCGCTCATCAAGATCAACCGCCGCGAGCAGAAGGCGTATTTCTACAAATCCGGCGTACTTGTCGGCGTATCCAAGATCTCATCCGGCAAGGAGGACAAGGGCACCCCACCCGGCACCTACGAGATCAGCCAGAAGAGCAAGGACCACAAATCAACACTCTATGGTGTCATCAAGGACAAGGCCACCGGGATGACCGTCAACGAAAGTGCGGATATCCGGAAGGACAAACCCGGCCCCGGCCAGGTTTTCTATCCCGCGCCTATGCCCAACTTCATGCGCTTCAACGACGCGATCGGGATGCACACCGGATACCTTCCGGGCTACGCCGCATCCCACGGCTGTGTCCGTATGCCCCATCACATGTCGGAGAAATTCTTCGAGAACGTCTCGGTGGGAACGCCGGTCATCGTCGAGTGA